The following are encoded together in the Pseudidiomarina andamanensis genome:
- the pepA gene encoding leucyl aminopeptidase, with protein MEFSVKSGSPEKQRSACVVVGVYEPRRLSGVAEQLDKVSGGYLSNLLRRGDLEGKSGQMLLLHNVPNIFSERVLLVGCGKERELDERQYKQIIEKTIHTLNETGSMEAVCFLSELHVKGRDTYWKVRQAVEAAQSGLYTFNQLKTRKEEPRRPLRKLVFNVPTRRELPLSEKAIAHGLAVAKGMSICRDVANMPPNICTPRYLAERCEELAGNYDNLSFNAVTEQEMTELGMNAYLAVGRGSENESVLSLLHYQGAAKEQAPIVLVGKGLTFDAGGISIKPAANMDEMKYDMGGAAAVLGAMQAIAELQLPINVIAAIAGCENMPDGRAYRPGDVLTTMSGQTVEVLNTDAEGRLVLCDTLTYVERFEPEAVVDIATLTGACIVALGHHASGLMSSHNPLAHELLSASEQSGDRAWRLPLWDEYQEALDSPFADMANLGGRDAGTITAACFLSRFTKKYHWAHLDIAGTAWRSGAKKGATGRPVALLTQFIINRTASGEQD; from the coding sequence ATGGAGTTCAGCGTAAAAAGCGGCAGTCCTGAGAAACAACGTTCTGCCTGTGTCGTGGTCGGTGTATACGAACCACGTCGCCTATCCGGTGTAGCAGAGCAGCTTGACAAAGTCAGCGGTGGTTACCTGAGTAACTTATTGCGCCGCGGCGATCTCGAAGGCAAATCAGGCCAAATGCTACTGTTACACAACGTTCCTAATATTTTTAGCGAGCGCGTATTGCTCGTTGGTTGTGGTAAGGAACGCGAGCTCGATGAACGTCAGTATAAACAAATTATAGAAAAAACCATCCATACTTTGAACGAAACGGGTTCAATGGAGGCAGTTTGTTTTCTGAGCGAGCTCCACGTAAAAGGTCGTGATACTTATTGGAAAGTTCGCCAAGCCGTTGAAGCAGCACAAAGTGGTTTGTATACGTTCAATCAGTTGAAAACCCGCAAAGAAGAGCCTCGCCGCCCTCTGCGTAAGTTAGTTTTCAATGTTCCTACACGTCGCGAGCTTCCACTCAGCGAAAAAGCCATTGCGCATGGTTTAGCAGTTGCTAAAGGAATGTCTATTTGTCGTGACGTGGCCAATATGCCACCAAACATTTGCACTCCGCGTTATTTGGCAGAGCGCTGCGAAGAACTCGCTGGTAACTACGATAACTTATCGTTTAATGCGGTTACCGAACAAGAAATGACTGAGCTCGGTATGAATGCCTACCTTGCTGTAGGTCGCGGTTCTGAGAATGAATCGGTCTTAAGTCTATTGCATTATCAAGGTGCGGCAAAAGAGCAGGCGCCAATTGTGCTTGTGGGTAAAGGGTTAACCTTTGATGCTGGCGGTATTTCCATTAAGCCCGCGGCCAACATGGACGAAATGAAATACGATATGGGTGGTGCAGCGGCAGTTTTAGGTGCCATGCAAGCCATTGCGGAGCTACAGCTACCAATCAATGTAATTGCTGCCATTGCAGGCTGTGAAAACATGCCTGATGGTCGTGCTTATCGTCCAGGTGATGTGCTGACGACCATGAGCGGTCAAACGGTTGAAGTGTTAAACACCGACGCTGAAGGTCGCCTCGTGTTATGTGATACGCTGACTTACGTTGAGCGTTTTGAACCAGAGGCTGTTGTTGATATCGCTACCTTGACCGGTGCCTGTATTGTTGCGCTTGGGCATCATGCAAGCGGCTTAATGAGTAGTCATAATCCGCTTGCTCACGAGCTGTTATCCGCATCGGAACAAAGTGGCGACCGTGCCTGGCGTTTACCATTATGGGACGAATATCAAGAAGCTCTCGATAGCCCGTTTGCTGATATGGCGAACCTCGGTGGACGCGATGCTGGTACCATTACCGCAGCGTGCTTCCTATCTCGTTTCACCAAAAAATATCATTGGGCTCATCTCGACATCGCTGGTACAGCATGGCGCAGTGGCGCCAAAAAAGGCGCGACCGGCCGACCTGTCGCTCTGTTGACACAATTCATCATTAACCGCACCGCCTCTGGCGAGCAGGATTAA
- a CDS encoding DNA polymerase III subunit chi has product MAQGIFYVLDGLNEEQQQQFFCERIAQAWREFRSVRVWCPDQATAEQLDEALWQSPADAFVPHNLVGEGPAQGAPVELCWPQANVPKRRTAAVVNLMADIPNWQGARLILERVPSAENERQAARERYKTYRHQGVELQTVKASEQINSSTK; this is encoded by the coding sequence ATGGCGCAGGGCATATTCTACGTACTCGATGGACTCAACGAAGAACAACAACAGCAGTTCTTCTGTGAGCGTATAGCACAAGCATGGCGTGAGTTTCGCAGTGTGCGCGTGTGGTGCCCTGACCAAGCGACTGCTGAGCAGTTAGATGAAGCATTATGGCAATCGCCTGCTGATGCCTTTGTGCCGCATAACCTAGTCGGCGAGGGTCCTGCGCAAGGTGCGCCAGTTGAGTTATGCTGGCCTCAGGCTAACGTTCCAAAACGGCGCACTGCTGCAGTCGTTAATTTGATGGCTGACATACCAAATTGGCAAGGCGCACGGCTTATTTTAGAACGTGTTCCTTCCGCAGAAAATGAACGTCAAGCGGCACGAGAAAGATACAAGACTTATCGTCATCAAGGTGTTGAATTACAAACCGTAAAAGCATCTGAGCAGATAAATTCATCAACCAAATAG
- a CDS encoding valine--tRNA ligase, translating to MDKTYSPQAIEQALYKNWEEQGYFKPSGHGDSYCIMIPPPNVTGSLHMGHAFQHTIMDTLTRYKRMDGYNALWQVGSDHAGIATQMVVERQLAAQGVTRQELGRDAFIEKIWDWKAQSGGTITSQMRRLGDSVDWDRERFTMDDGLSNAVKEVFVRLHEENLIYRGKRLVNWDPKLQTAISDLEVENKEQQGHIWHLRYPLADGATTADGKNYLVVATTRPETMLGDVCVAVHPDDERYQNLIGKHVQLPIVGRKIPIIADSYVDQEFGTGCVKITPAHDFNDYDIGKRNNLPMIAVLDNHAHIREQAGLYTPTGEELPEIDGFDGTLPADYQGLERFEARKKIVADFDAQGLLDKTEQHTNKIPYGDRGGVPIEPHLTDQWYVRVAPLAEVATKAVEDGEIQFVPKQYENMYFSWMRDIQDWCISRQLWWGHRIPAWYDEQGNVYVGRDEDEVRAKHNLGDTTLRQDDDVLDTWFSSALWTFSTLGWPENTDDLKTFHPTDVLVTGFDIIFFWVARMIMMTMHFLKDENSKPQVPFKTVYVTGLIRDEEGQKMSKSKGNVLDPLDMIDGIELDSLVQKRTANMMQPQLEAKIKKRTEKQFPEGISAHGTDALRFTLAALASTGRDINWDMKRLEGYRNFCNKLWNASRYVLMNTEDQDCGTNGGAMELSLADQWIIEQFNDTVEQFRSALDNYRFDQAAGIAYEFTWNQFCDWYLELTKPILFNGTAEQLRGTRHTLITVLEQLLRLLHPLLPFITEAIWQRVAPLAGVSGDTIMLQPYPQVQSQQFATARDDMEWLKQVIVAVRNIRGEMNLSPSKPLPVLFKNADDVARKRLEQNTNFLSALAKLESVTFLGANDEAPASATALVGRMEIHIPMAGLIDTAAELARLDKAIEKAQKEFDLFTRKLSNENFVSKAPADVIEKERAKQAEAEETLQQLKQQRAKIAAL from the coding sequence ATGGATAAAACGTATTCCCCGCAAGCCATTGAGCAAGCGCTCTATAAAAATTGGGAAGAGCAAGGTTACTTCAAACCATCAGGTCACGGCGATTCATATTGCATTATGATTCCGCCGCCCAATGTCACTGGTAGCTTGCATATGGGACATGCGTTTCAGCACACCATTATGGATACGCTGACGCGATATAAGCGAATGGACGGCTACAATGCACTTTGGCAAGTGGGCAGCGACCATGCAGGCATTGCAACCCAGATGGTTGTTGAACGTCAGCTTGCGGCCCAAGGTGTTACCCGCCAAGAGCTTGGACGCGATGCCTTCATTGAAAAAATTTGGGATTGGAAAGCGCAATCTGGTGGTACCATCACCTCACAAATGCGCCGCCTCGGTGACTCAGTTGACTGGGATCGCGAACGCTTCACCATGGACGATGGTTTATCTAACGCCGTTAAAGAAGTGTTCGTTCGTTTACACGAAGAAAATCTAATTTACCGCGGCAAACGTCTGGTGAATTGGGATCCGAAACTACAAACAGCGATTTCGGATCTCGAAGTCGAGAATAAAGAGCAACAAGGCCACATTTGGCATTTGCGCTACCCTCTCGCTGACGGTGCGACAACCGCAGACGGAAAGAACTACTTAGTCGTCGCTACAACACGCCCTGAAACTATGTTAGGCGACGTTTGTGTAGCAGTGCACCCAGATGATGAACGCTATCAAAACCTCATCGGTAAACACGTGCAATTGCCAATTGTTGGACGCAAAATTCCAATTATTGCAGATAGTTACGTAGATCAAGAGTTCGGTACCGGTTGCGTGAAAATTACTCCAGCACATGACTTCAACGACTATGACATTGGTAAACGTAACAACTTGCCAATGATTGCTGTGTTAGACAACCATGCGCATATTCGAGAACAAGCTGGGTTGTATACCCCAACCGGCGAAGAGCTACCGGAAATCGATGGGTTCGACGGCACACTCCCTGCTGATTACCAAGGCCTCGAGCGCTTCGAAGCGCGCAAGAAAATTGTTGCCGATTTTGATGCGCAAGGCTTGCTCGATAAAACGGAGCAACATACGAATAAGATTCCATACGGCGACCGTGGTGGTGTGCCAATTGAGCCTCATCTCACCGATCAATGGTACGTGCGTGTCGCACCATTAGCTGAAGTCGCGACTAAAGCGGTTGAAGATGGCGAGATTCAATTCGTACCTAAGCAGTATGAGAATATGTATTTCTCTTGGATGCGCGACATTCAAGATTGGTGTATTTCGCGCCAGCTTTGGTGGGGACACCGCATTCCAGCTTGGTATGACGAACAAGGTAATGTCTATGTCGGCCGTGATGAAGATGAAGTTCGAGCAAAACATAATTTAGGCGACACCACGCTTCGTCAAGACGACGATGTACTCGACACTTGGTTCTCATCGGCATTGTGGACATTCTCAACGCTAGGCTGGCCAGAGAATACGGATGATTTGAAGACCTTCCATCCAACCGACGTGTTGGTGACTGGCTTTGATATCATTTTCTTCTGGGTTGCTCGCATGATTATGATGACCATGCACTTCCTAAAAGATGAAAATAGCAAACCGCAGGTGCCATTTAAAACGGTATACGTCACCGGCCTTATTCGAGATGAAGAAGGTCAAAAAATGTCGAAGTCAAAAGGTAACGTACTTGACCCGCTCGACATGATTGATGGTATCGAATTGGATTCGTTGGTTCAAAAGCGTACTGCGAATATGATGCAGCCGCAGCTTGAAGCAAAAATTAAGAAACGTACTGAAAAGCAGTTTCCAGAGGGAATTTCGGCACACGGTACTGATGCACTGCGCTTCACTTTAGCCGCATTAGCTTCAACTGGTCGTGATATCAACTGGGATATGAAGCGTCTGGAAGGCTACCGTAACTTCTGTAACAAACTTTGGAATGCTAGCCGTTACGTGTTGATGAATACTGAAGACCAAGACTGTGGTACCAATGGCGGCGCCATGGAACTATCACTTGCTGACCAGTGGATTATTGAGCAGTTTAACGACACCGTGGAACAGTTCCGCAGTGCACTTGATAATTACCGATTTGACCAAGCTGCAGGTATTGCTTATGAGTTCACTTGGAACCAGTTCTGTGATTGGTATTTGGAGTTAACTAAGCCAATTCTATTCAACGGTACTGCTGAGCAGCTACGAGGAACCCGTCACACGTTAATTACCGTGCTAGAGCAGTTGTTACGCTTACTTCATCCGTTATTACCGTTCATCACAGAAGCGATTTGGCAGCGCGTTGCGCCACTTGCTGGCGTTAGCGGCGATACCATCATGCTACAGCCATATCCGCAAGTTCAGAGCCAGCAGTTCGCGACCGCACGTGATGATATGGAATGGTTGAAACAGGTGATTGTTGCCGTGCGAAACATTCGTGGTGAAATGAATTTATCACCAAGCAAGCCATTGCCGGTATTATTTAAGAATGCTGATGATGTGGCTCGTAAGCGTCTTGAGCAAAACACTAACTTCTTAAGTGCGTTAGCAAAACTTGAGTCTGTTACTTTCTTGGGTGCTAACGACGAAGCGCCAGCGAGTGCGACTGCTTTGGTTGGTCGTATGGAAATTCATATTCCAATGGCAGGCTTGATTGACACCGCAGCAGAGCTAGCTCGTCTTGATAAAGCGATTGAGAAAGCTCAGAAAGAGTTTGATTTGTTTACGCGTAAGCTAAGCAATGAAAATTTTGTTAGCAAAGCGCCAGCTGATGTGATTGAGAAAGAACGCGCCAAGCAAGCTGAAGCCGAGGAAACACTCCAACAGCTTAAACAACAGCGCGCTAAGATAGCCGCACTTTAA
- the rraB gene encoding ribonuclease E inhibitor RraB — MANDLSELLKQSDETVAALIADGADPQEKFQIEHHLVSADFTKLEKAAVELVKVGYHVDDADEFELDDGSRLFAFVAVSEVKLEAEVLQAQTKEVTKIADIAGVDYDGWGTYFGEDDEEE, encoded by the coding sequence ATGGCTAACGATCTTTCTGAGTTATTGAAGCAAAGCGATGAGACAGTCGCAGCCCTTATTGCGGATGGCGCTGATCCACAGGAAAAATTCCAGATTGAGCATCACTTGGTCAGTGCGGATTTCACCAAACTTGAAAAAGCAGCCGTAGAGCTCGTCAAGGTCGGCTACCATGTTGATGATGCCGATGAATTTGAGTTGGACGATGGTTCTCGATTATTTGCATTTGTTGCCGTGAGTGAGGTAAAACTTGAAGCAGAAGTTTTACAGGCGCAAACCAAAGAAGTAACTAAAATCGCAGACATCGCCGGTGTTGATTACGACGGTTGGGGCACGTATTTCGGTGAAGATGACGAAGAAGAATAG
- a CDS encoding 1-acylglycerol-3-phosphate O-acyltransferase has translation MLAVLRIVLLGVFIVVGSTLLLLICLIRPFHRNNTTLAAHWYGRMHRLLGVKLDIRVPDELTDAGPFVYIANHQNSYDIFTLARSMPQSTVSIGKKSLKWIPFFGQLYWLAGNILIDRNNKGRAHGTIEQAAEAIRKRQLSILLFPEGTRSYGRGLLPFKTGAFRTAVQAGVDIVPICVSNLHGRIKLNRWNNGTVIIEMLKPVKTASYSTDSIRALAAHCHELMQSKISELDHELAQGKTTHG, from the coding sequence ATGCTCGCTGTTTTACGTATAGTGCTGTTAGGCGTTTTCATTGTTGTTGGCAGTACGTTGTTATTGCTCATTTGTCTGATACGTCCATTTCATCGAAATAATACGACCCTTGCCGCGCACTGGTATGGTCGCATGCATCGTTTGTTAGGGGTAAAACTTGATATCCGAGTTCCCGACGAACTTACCGACGCGGGTCCTTTTGTTTATATTGCCAATCATCAAAATAGCTACGATATTTTCACTCTAGCGCGCTCAATGCCGCAAAGCACTGTAAGTATTGGTAAAAAGAGTTTGAAGTGGATACCGTTTTTCGGCCAGCTTTATTGGCTTGCTGGAAACATTCTGATTGATCGTAACAACAAAGGTCGCGCGCACGGTACCATTGAACAAGCGGCAGAAGCAATTCGCAAACGTCAGCTTTCTATTCTCTTATTTCCAGAAGGCACGCGCAGCTACGGTCGTGGCTTATTACCATTTAAAACCGGCGCTTTTCGTACAGCAGTGCAAGCGGGAGTCGATATCGTTCCAATCTGTGTATCTAATTTACATGGTCGAATTAAACTGAATCGTTGGAACAATGGTACAGTGATAATTGAAATGCTTAAGCCAGTTAAAACGGCGAGCTACAGCACGGATTCAATTCGCGCATTAGCAGCTCATTGTCACGAACTGATGCAGTCTAAAATTAGTGAACTTGATCACGAATTAGCGCAAGGAAAAACAACGCATGGCTAA
- the parC gene encoding DNA topoisomerase IV subunit A, whose product MSMDALEQLPLRKFTEDAYLNYSMYVIMDRALPHIGDGLKPVQRRIIYAMSELGLSALAKYKKSARTVGDVLGKFHPHGDSACYEAMVLMAQPFSYRYPLVDGQGNWGSPDDPKSFAAMRYTEARLSRFSEVLLSELGQGTVDWTPNFDGTMKEPRMLPARLPHILLNGVTGIAVGMATDIPPHNVREVAHACALLLEKPSADLSEIMEHLRGPDYPTDAEVITPHNEIVKIYESGRGTIRMRAKYHMEDGEVVITALPHQASGAKVLEQIAGQMQAKKLPMVTDLRDESDHENPTRLVIVPRSNRIDVEQMMQHLFATTDLEKNYRVNLNMLGLDGRPQVKPILNVLKEWLVFRQDTVTRRVQYRLDKILARLHILEGLLIAYLNIDEVIAIIRHEDEPKPVLMSRFGLTDTQAEAILELKLRHLAKLEEFKLKGEQDELEKERQQLELLLGSDRRMKTLIRKEILADAEKYGDDRRSPLVERQEAKALSERDLTPAEPVTVVLSKKGWVRAAKGHDVDGANLAYKSGDNFLAQAIGKSNQQVVFLDSSGRSYSCEAHALPSARTQGEPLTGRFSMVAGETVDQVLMAKDEQRYLLASDAGYGFICKFGDLVSRNKNGKAILNLPTGAKILPPSIVTDVENDLLAVVSNEGRMLLFPVRDLPELTKGKGNKMLSIPALRAQSREEYVVAAAVVPADSAITLLAGKRKLTLKPSDLEHYRGERGRRGNKLPRGLQRVDAITVENQD is encoded by the coding sequence ATGTCTATGGATGCTTTAGAGCAACTCCCGTTACGCAAGTTTACTGAAGACGCGTACCTCAATTACTCCATGTATGTGATCATGGATCGTGCTCTGCCGCACATTGGCGATGGCTTAAAACCAGTTCAGCGACGCATTATTTATGCAATGTCTGAACTGGGATTATCGGCGCTGGCAAAATACAAGAAGTCAGCACGTACCGTTGGTGACGTATTAGGTAAGTTCCACCCGCATGGCGACAGCGCTTGTTATGAAGCGATGGTGTTGATGGCACAGCCATTTTCGTATCGCTATCCGTTAGTCGATGGGCAGGGGAACTGGGGTTCGCCAGATGACCCGAAGTCGTTTGCAGCGATGCGTTATACCGAAGCTCGTTTATCTCGTTTTAGTGAAGTTTTATTAAGCGAGTTGGGACAAGGAACCGTCGATTGGACACCGAACTTCGATGGCACCATGAAAGAGCCACGCATGCTACCGGCGCGTTTACCTCATATTCTATTAAATGGTGTTACGGGTATCGCAGTTGGTATGGCTACCGACATACCGCCTCATAATGTTCGTGAAGTTGCTCACGCTTGTGCGTTGTTGCTCGAAAAGCCTAGCGCTGATTTGAGTGAAATTATGGAACACCTGCGCGGACCTGACTATCCAACGGACGCTGAGGTTATAACACCACATAACGAGATTGTTAAGATATACGAATCGGGCCGTGGCACGATTCGGATGCGAGCAAAATACCACATGGAAGATGGCGAGGTTGTCATTACAGCGTTGCCACATCAAGCGTCAGGTGCGAAGGTACTTGAGCAAATTGCGGGGCAGATGCAGGCCAAGAAATTGCCTATGGTGACTGATTTACGCGATGAATCGGACCATGAAAATCCAACTCGCTTGGTGATTGTGCCACGCTCAAATCGAATTGATGTTGAGCAAATGATGCAACATTTATTTGCTACAACAGACCTCGAGAAAAACTATCGTGTGAATTTGAACATGTTGGGTCTCGACGGTCGTCCGCAAGTGAAGCCAATTCTCAATGTGCTCAAAGAGTGGTTGGTATTCCGCCAAGACACCGTGACGCGCCGTGTTCAGTATCGTCTAGATAAAATTTTAGCGCGTTTGCACATTTTGGAAGGTTTGCTTATTGCTTATCTGAATATTGACGAGGTGATTGCCATCATTCGTCATGAGGATGAGCCGAAGCCAGTATTGATGTCGCGTTTTGGCTTAACCGATACCCAAGCAGAAGCTATTTTAGAATTGAAATTACGCCATTTAGCCAAACTTGAAGAGTTTAAGCTAAAAGGTGAGCAAGACGAGTTAGAGAAAGAGCGTCAGCAACTTGAGCTTCTGCTTGGTTCCGATCGCCGCATGAAGACCCTTATACGTAAAGAGATTCTTGCTGATGCTGAAAAGTATGGTGATGACCGTCGTTCACCATTGGTTGAGCGCCAAGAAGCAAAAGCGCTAAGCGAACGTGACCTAACCCCAGCCGAGCCAGTTACGGTAGTGCTTTCGAAGAAAGGTTGGGTGCGTGCAGCTAAAGGACATGATGTTGATGGCGCAAACTTAGCCTATAAGTCGGGAGATAACTTCTTAGCGCAAGCAATCGGTAAGAGCAATCAACAAGTGGTATTCCTTGATAGCTCAGGTCGCAGTTACTCGTGTGAAGCGCATGCGTTACCTTCAGCACGGACACAGGGCGAGCCGCTAACTGGGCGCTTTAGTATGGTTGCCGGCGAAACCGTTGACCAAGTACTCATGGCAAAAGATGAACAACGGTATTTGTTAGCATCCGATGCTGGCTATGGCTTTATTTGTAAGTTCGGCGATTTAGTCAGCCGCAATAAGAACGGTAAGGCAATTTTGAATCTGCCAACTGGTGCCAAAATACTTCCGCCTAGCATCGTCACCGATGTTGAAAACGACCTTCTTGCCGTCGTTTCAAATGAAGGTCGAATGTTATTGTTCCCAGTTCGTGATTTACCAGAACTTACAAAAGGTAAGGGTAATAAGATGCTGAGTATTCCTGCTCTGCGCGCACAATCACGTGAGGAATATGTGGTGGCCGCGGCAGTAGTGCCGGCGGATTCAGCAATTACCTTGCTGGCTGGAAAACGAAAATTGACTTTGAAACCGTCTGATTTAGAGCACTATCGCGGTGAGCGCGGTCGTCGTGGTAACAAATTACCACGAGGATTGCAGCGCGTTGATGCAATTACTGTCGAAAATCAAGACTGA